One Gammaproteobacteria bacterium genomic window carries:
- a CDS encoding protein kinase: MSQLAPGVMVQEYRIEQVLGVGAFGITYRATDTHLGMAVALKEFFPRQLVRRGEDGTVVASNAENAPVFDWMKSRFVGEGQVLARFRHPNIVRVWRYLTGNGTAYMVMDFEEGSSLADWLQRSETPPDEAWLRRVVVPVLEGLREVHRKRFLHRDIKPSNILLREDGPPCLLDFGAAEVELGPSRDSANVLTHGYAPIEQYGHRGPVGPASDLYALGATLYRCISGRLPTDARVRQGALAEGRGEPMRPARVIGRGRYTRELLELVDWMTALRPEDRPRSVGQVLARLGAEAGERAGGQATGGLQLHHRLLFVGTEGAGKRSAMAALCDGPLATRDARFAFGSQAPPGEVLSYGRLLLLPGGQLHLYGIELPRQARALAAAVDRGVLGLVFLADNRSEEPFRDLGLGLPFLEQLPAGAGAGVAVTHTDYLARPGVAEYHAHLRRHSPRARTRPPPVFEVDARSPREVGLLLQALLYSIDPGA; the protein is encoded by the coding sequence GTGTCCCAGCTGGCCCCGGGCGTGATGGTCCAGGAGTACCGCATCGAACAGGTGCTCGGTGTCGGTGCCTTCGGCATCACCTATCGGGCCACCGACACCCACCTGGGGATGGCGGTGGCGCTGAAGGAGTTCTTCCCCCGCCAGCTCGTGCGGCGCGGGGAGGACGGGACGGTCGTCGCCAGCAACGCCGAGAACGCCCCCGTCTTCGACTGGATGAAGAGCCGCTTCGTCGGTGAGGGGCAGGTGCTCGCCCGGTTCCGCCACCCGAACATCGTGAGGGTCTGGCGCTACCTCACCGGGAACGGCACCGCCTACATGGTCATGGACTTCGAAGAGGGGTCCAGCCTGGCGGACTGGCTGCAGCGGTCCGAGACGCCCCCCGACGAGGCCTGGCTGCGCCGGGTCGTCGTGCCGGTCCTCGAGGGCCTGCGGGAGGTGCACCGCAAGCGCTTCCTGCATCGGGACATCAAGCCGAGCAACATCCTGCTGCGCGAGGATGGCCCACCCTGCCTGCTCGACTTCGGGGCCGCGGAGGTGGAGCTGGGGCCGAGCCGGGATTCGGCCAACGTCCTCACCCATGGCTACGCGCCGATCGAGCAGTACGGCCACCGCGGGCCGGTGGGGCCGGCCTCGGACCTGTACGCCCTCGGGGCGACCCTCTACCGCTGCATCTCGGGGCGGCTGCCCACCGACGCCCGCGTCCGTCAGGGCGCGCTCGCCGAGGGGCGTGGCGAGCCCATGCGCCCGGCCAGGGTCATCGGCCGCGGGCGCTACACGCGGGAGTTGCTGGAGCTGGTGGACTGGATGACCGCGCTGCGCCCCGAGGACCGCCCCCGGTCGGTCGGCCAGGTGCTGGCGCGGTTGGGCGCCGAGGCGGGGGAGCGGGCCGGCGGCCAGGCGACGGGGGGGCTGCAGCTGCACCACCGTCTGCTGTTCGTGGGGACCGAGGGCGCCGGCAAGCGCTCGGCGATGGCCGCCCTCTGCGACGGGCCCCTGGCCACCCGGGACGCCCGCTTCGCCTTCGGGTCCCAGGCCCCGCCCGGGGAGGTCCTGAGCTACGGCCGGCTGCTCCTGCTGCCCGGGGGGCAGCTGCACCTCTACGGCATCGAGCTCCCGCGCCAGGCCCGGGCGCTGGCGGCGGCGGTCGACCGGGGTGTGCTCGGGCTGGTGTTCCTGGCGGACAACCGGTCGGAGGAGCCCTTCCGGGACCTGGGCCTGGGGCTCCCTTTCCTCGAGCAGCTCCCGGCCGGTGCGGGTGCGGGGGTGGCGGTGACGCACACGGACTATCTGGCGCGCCCCGGGGTGGCCGAGTACCACGCGCACCTCAGGCGCCACTCTCCCCGGGCAAGGACCCGCCCCCCACCGGTCTTCGAAGTGGACGCCCGCAGCCCCCGCGAGGTGGGTCTTCTCCTGCAGGCGCTGCTCTACTCCATCGACCCCGGGGCCTGA
- a CDS encoding c-type cytochrome, translating into MRNKKLSGAIAVGALVASASVMAAVSDGTVVSNTCSGCHGTNGASVGATPNIGGLPEAYLASTMAAYKDGTRFATVMNRVARGYDQGQLLDTAKFFAAKPWVPSSSTGNAKLTERGKQVHGASGCAGCHGANGVALVPTFPRIAGQAADYLRFQMRDYKDAGKPIPPAATPMRGMLAAVSDEDIEALAAFYAGSR; encoded by the coding sequence ATGCGCAACAAGAAGCTGTCTGGAGCGATCGCCGTGGGCGCCCTCGTCGCGAGCGCCTCGGTCATGGCCGCCGTGAGCGACGGGACGGTGGTCTCCAACACCTGCAGCGGCTGCCACGGCACGAACGGCGCCAGCGTCGGCGCGACGCCCAACATCGGGGGTCTCCCTGAGGCCTACCTGGCCTCGACCATGGCCGCCTACAAGGACGGCACCCGCTTCGCCACGGTCATGAATCGCGTGGCCAGGGGCTACGACCAGGGGCAGCTCCTGGACACCGCGAAGTTCTTCGCGGCCAAGCCCTGGGTCCCGAGCAGCTCGACGGGTAACGCCAAGCTCACCGAGCGGGGCAAGCAGGTCCACGGGGCCAGCGGCTGCGCGGGCTGCCACGGGGCGAACGGGGTAGCGCTGGTGCCGACCTTCCCACGCATCGCCGGACAGGCGGCGGATTATCTCCGCTTCCAGATGCGCGACTACAAGGACGCCGGCAAGCCGATCCCGCCCGCCGCCACGCCCATGCGCGGGATGCTCGCCGCGGTGAGCGACGAGGACATCGAGGCGCTCGCCGCGTTCTACGCCGGGTCCCGGTAG
- a CDS encoding MiaB/RimO family radical SAM methylthiotransferase — translation MKFFIRTLGCKLNQLDSARLAGALARAGHERAASEEEAEWVLVNTCTVTGESDRKSRQAAHGVARAHRGLVVLGCSARVDAERWRAAMPEALVFADDAELLAHFRASGEDLPFPLTSRTRLPVVVQTGCDERCAFCITRVARGPHVSLSAAAVVRQVAEAEARGVSEVVLTGVNLGAWGCATTRRPGGTRLPELLERLLRETGVPRIRLSSLGPQYLTPAFFDAWSDPRVCDHLHLSVQSGSPAVLARMERGHGVPEVLAAVEAARRTRPDAALTADLIAGLPGETPGEHAETLRLAQGVGFARLHVFPYSAREGTPAASMPGQVPVAVRKARAGELRRLGDRTRAAFVRSQLGRRAHVLAETDGTGLTTNYLRLRVPGVPEGELTEVEVTPETLADRG, via the coding sequence GTGAAGTTCTTCATCCGCACGCTCGGCTGCAAGCTGAACCAGCTGGACTCCGCCCGGCTGGCGGGGGCGCTCGCCCGCGCCGGCCACGAGCGGGCCGCCTCGGAGGAGGAGGCCGAGTGGGTGCTGGTGAACACCTGCACGGTGACCGGGGAGTCGGACCGCAAGTCCCGGCAGGCGGCCCACGGCGTGGCCCGCGCCCACCGTGGGCTCGTGGTGCTGGGCTGCTCGGCCCGGGTCGACGCCGAGCGCTGGCGGGCGGCGATGCCGGAGGCGCTCGTCTTCGCCGACGACGCGGAGCTCCTCGCCCACTTCCGCGCGAGCGGCGAGGACCTGCCCTTTCCGCTCACCTCCCGCACGCGCCTGCCCGTGGTGGTGCAGACCGGCTGCGACGAGCGGTGCGCCTTCTGTATCACCCGCGTGGCGCGGGGTCCGCACGTGAGCCTGTCGGCGGCCGCGGTGGTGCGCCAGGTCGCCGAGGCCGAGGCGCGCGGGGTGAGCGAGGTCGTGCTCACCGGCGTGAACCTGGGCGCCTGGGGCTGCGCGACGACGCGCCGGCCCGGCGGGACGCGGCTGCCGGAACTGCTCGAGCGGCTCCTCAGGGAGACGGGCGTCCCGCGCATCCGGCTCTCCTCGCTCGGCCCCCAGTACCTGACGCCGGCCTTCTTCGACGCCTGGTCCGACCCGCGGGTCTGCGACCACCTGCACCTGTCCGTGCAGAGTGGCTCGCCGGCGGTGCTGGCGCGGATGGAGCGCGGCCACGGCGTCCCGGAGGTCCTCGCGGCGGTGGAAGCGGCCCGGCGCACGCGCCCCGACGCGGCCCTCACGGCGGACCTGATCGCAGGACTGCCCGGGGAGACCCCCGGCGAGCACGCCGAGACCCTGCGGCTCGCGCAGGGGGTCGGCTTCGCCCGGCTTCACGTCTTCCCGTACTCCGCGCGCGAGGGCACGCCGGCAGCGAGCATGCCCGGGCAGGTACCGGTAGCGGTCCGCAAGGCGCGGGCCGGCGAGCTGCGCCGGCTCGGCGATCGGACCCGGGCGGCATTCGTCCGCTCCCAGCTCGGCAGGCGTGCCCACGTGCTCGCCGAGACCGACGGGACGGGTCTCACCACGAACTACCTCCGGCTGCGGGTCCCCGGTGTCCCCGAGGGCGAGCTGACGGAGGTCGAGGTCACCCCCGAGACCCTGGCGGACCGCGGCTGA
- the lnt gene encoding apolipoprotein N-acyltransferase gives MSRSPERGARERLLDLLAGTLGAALPLAFAPWELSPLAPVLLAGLFALWLASEGAGLAAWRGWLFGLGLFGVGTSWVRESFTFSDVPPAAALALTLAFVAFMALYPAALGYLQARLGRGLSWRWRALALLPAAWVLVEWVRGWLFTGFPWLQVGYSQVGAPLGGLAPVLGVYGVGWAVALSAGLLLALARGGVPVPARVAAGAALAALWGLGWGLGHVEWTRPSGPARSVAVVQGNVAQDLKWRDEQRAASMAHHLALTRAHWDADLVVWPETAVPAFAHRVQGFLAELSDEARAHGAGVLLGVPFRDVESGRYFNSVMALGSELGVYHKRHLVPFGEYVPFSPVLGRVLDLLNAPMSDFSAGPPGQPPLAVDGLRVGVSVCYEDAFGEEVIDALPAADLLVNLSNDAWFGDTVAPHQHQQKARMRAIETGRDLVRATNTGISAMIDWRGAVTGRAPQFQSVVLRGSVTPRSGTTPYAALGNAPVVFGAGLTLLAVGVLGAFRSRRV, from the coding sequence CTGAGCCGAAGCCCTGAGCGCGGCGCGCGCGAGCGCCTCCTCGACCTGCTCGCCGGCACCCTGGGGGCAGCCCTGCCGCTCGCCTTTGCCCCCTGGGAGCTCTCCCCCCTGGCGCCCGTCCTGCTGGCTGGCCTGTTCGCCCTGTGGCTCGCCTCCGAGGGCGCGGGGCTGGCCGCGTGGCGCGGGTGGCTCTTCGGTCTGGGGCTCTTCGGCGTCGGGACCTCCTGGGTGCGGGAGAGCTTCACCTTCAGCGACGTGCCGCCGGCGGCGGCGCTCGCCCTCACCCTCGCCTTCGTGGCGTTCATGGCCCTCTACCCGGCCGCCCTGGGGTATCTCCAGGCCCGCCTGGGGCGGGGGCTGTCGTGGCGCTGGCGGGCCCTGGCGCTGCTGCCGGCCGCCTGGGTCCTGGTGGAGTGGGTCCGGGGCTGGCTCTTCACCGGGTTCCCCTGGCTGCAGGTGGGGTACAGCCAGGTCGGGGCGCCGCTCGGCGGGCTCGCGCCCGTGCTCGGCGTCTACGGGGTCGGCTGGGCCGTCGCACTCAGTGCGGGACTGCTCCTCGCGCTCGCGCGGGGCGGTGTCCCGGTCCCGGCGCGAGTGGCGGCGGGCGCCGCCCTGGCAGCCCTGTGGGGCCTCGGCTGGGGGCTGGGGCACGTGGAGTGGACCCGGCCGAGCGGCCCGGCGCGCAGCGTCGCCGTGGTCCAGGGCAACGTCGCCCAGGACCTCAAGTGGCGCGACGAGCAGCGTGCCGCGAGCATGGCCCACCACCTGGCCCTCACCCGCGCCCACTGGGACGCGGACCTCGTGGTGTGGCCGGAGACGGCGGTGCCCGCCTTCGCCCACCGGGTGCAGGGCTTCCTCGCCGAGCTCTCGGACGAGGCGCGCGCGCACGGGGCGGGCGTGCTGCTTGGCGTCCCCTTCCGGGACGTGGAGAGCGGGCGCTACTTCAACAGCGTCATGGCGCTCGGCTCCGAGCTGGGCGTCTACCACAAGCGCCACCTGGTCCCGTTCGGGGAGTACGTTCCGTTCTCGCCGGTGCTCGGGCGGGTGCTGGACCTTCTGAACGCCCCGATGTCCGACTTCAGCGCGGGTCCCCCGGGCCAGCCGCCGCTGGCGGTGGACGGCCTGCGGGTGGGCGTGTCGGTGTGCTACGAGGACGCCTTCGGGGAGGAGGTCATCGACGCCCTGCCCGCCGCCGACCTCCTCGTGAATCTCAGCAACGACGCCTGGTTCGGGGACACGGTGGCACCCCACCAGCACCAGCAGAAGGCGCGCATGCGGGCGATCGAGACCGGCCGCGACCTGGTGCGGGCGACCAACACCGGCATCTCGGCCATGATCGACTGGCGCGGCGCCGTCACCGGGCGGGCGCCCCAGTTCCAGTCGGTGGTGCTGCGCGGTTCGGTCACGCCGCGGTCCGGGACCACGCCCTACGCGGCGCTCGGCAACGCGCCCGTGGTGTTCGGCGCGGGGCTCACCCTGCTCGCCGTGGGGGTCCTCGGTGCTTTTCGCTCCCGCCGTGTCTAA
- a CDS encoding DUF3683 domain-containing protein: MNETVEAPRIREIPYNYTSFSDREIVIRILGEPMWEVLNELRGQRRTGRSARMLFEVLGDMWVIQRNPFIQDDMLESPKRRASLVHALHHRLDQIVARASGNTLALQLAASAREAVGRFESWLGRQQELRREAMRRLSRVTRKDNVQFDGYARVCHVTDATDWRVELPFVVVAPDTEEEVPRVIAACVESGLTVIPRGGGTGYTGGAVPLYAETAVINTEKLDAVGRPELRPIPGVDRPVPIVRVGAGAVTKRVAEAADAAGYVFAVDPTSQDSSTIGGNISLNAGGKKAVAWGCALDNLVSWRMVMPDGAWLEVERLNHNLGKIHDLGHGEFRVTRYRSDGRAPQGESRVLRIPAAEIRRPGLGKDVTNKFLGGLPGVQKEGCDGLITSAVFVLHTKPKHLRTVCLEFFGTVKDAVPAIVETKRFLDQEPGVFCAGMEHMDERYVRAVRYTTKAPRPDRPKMVLLLDVAGDDEDAVARAASQVVKLANARAAEGFVAVSAEARHRFWHERSRVSAIAAHTNAFKINEDVVIPLERLGDYSDGLERINIQQSARNKLRMVDAVDAYLAGDMPELRETPDLEASAEADAILAAKRGAAREALARVRTRWSTFLDHLDVPAASLSDLLEPAVRERMREGDRLFDLLQRRDLRVSYRQEVERPLKEVFQGREFDGVRRRLDAIHAEIRSSRLFVATHMHAGDGNVHTNIPVFSNDYEMLREADRIVDRVMELASSLGGVISGEHGIGLTKMAYADPEVLEAFARYKAEVDPEGRFNRGKLAVGSGLANAYTPSLRLVQQEALLLEASELGELNDMVRNCLRCGKCKPVCTTHVPRANLLYSPRNKVLATGQIIEAFLYEEQTRRGISLHHFAAMNDVAEHCTICHKCEKPCPVDINFGEVTVRMREILKARGQKRFSPGTWVSMKFLNASTPGAVKVLRKGLIEWGYATQRLATTLASKLQWTGKGALPPATTGAPGIREQVVHLVKRPMPASVPSQPMRSLLGVEDERYVAILRDPARASEESGGVFYFPGCGSDRLFSQVGLATLAMLYELGVETVLAPGYLCCGYPQAAGGDKATATRVSTGNQVLFHRVANTLNYLDIKTVLVSCGTCLGQLQTYQLQQIFPGSRLLDIHEYLAEKGVALDGVKGVRYLYHDPCHTPITTQNAVALASKLMGQPVVLTDRCCGEAGSFAISRPDIATQVRFRKQEEIEKGIARLDQQGQTGRLKVLTTCPGCLQGLSRYRDEVDLEPDYIVTELARYRLGEDWQERFLERVKSGGIERVLL; this comes from the coding sequence ATGAACGAAACCGTCGAGGCTCCTCGCATTCGCGAGATCCCGTACAACTACACGTCGTTCTCGGACCGGGAGATCGTCATCCGGATCCTCGGCGAGCCCATGTGGGAGGTGCTGAACGAGCTCCGCGGCCAGCGCCGCACCGGGCGGTCGGCGCGGATGCTCTTCGAGGTCCTGGGTGACATGTGGGTCATCCAGCGCAATCCCTTCATCCAGGACGACATGCTGGAGAGCCCGAAGCGCCGGGCCTCGCTCGTGCACGCCCTGCACCACCGGCTCGACCAGATCGTGGCCCGGGCCTCCGGCAACACGCTCGCGCTCCAGCTGGCGGCGAGCGCCCGCGAGGCCGTGGGCCGGTTCGAGAGCTGGCTCGGGCGGCAGCAGGAGTTGCGCCGGGAGGCGATGCGCCGGTTGTCCCGGGTGACCCGCAAGGACAACGTCCAGTTCGACGGCTACGCGCGCGTGTGCCACGTCACGGACGCCACCGACTGGCGGGTGGAGCTCCCGTTCGTGGTCGTGGCCCCCGACACCGAAGAGGAGGTCCCGCGGGTGATCGCGGCCTGCGTCGAGAGCGGGCTGACCGTCATCCCGCGTGGCGGCGGCACGGGCTACACGGGCGGGGCGGTGCCGCTCTACGCCGAGACCGCCGTCATCAACACCGAAAAGCTGGATGCGGTGGGCCGCCCGGAGCTCAGGCCGATCCCGGGCGTCGATCGGCCCGTGCCGATCGTGCGGGTCGGGGCCGGCGCGGTCACCAAGCGGGTGGCGGAGGCGGCGGACGCCGCGGGTTACGTCTTCGCGGTGGACCCGACCTCCCAGGACTCCTCCACCATCGGCGGGAACATCTCGCTGAACGCCGGGGGCAAGAAGGCCGTGGCCTGGGGCTGCGCCCTCGACAACCTGGTCTCCTGGCGCATGGTGATGCCCGACGGGGCCTGGCTCGAGGTCGAGCGCCTGAACCACAACCTCGGCAAGATCCACGACCTGGGGCACGGTGAGTTCCGGGTAACCCGCTACCGGTCCGACGGGCGCGCGCCCCAGGGCGAGTCCAGGGTGCTGCGCATCCCCGCGGCCGAGATCCGCCGCCCGGGCCTCGGCAAGGACGTCACCAACAAGTTCCTCGGTGGTCTCCCCGGGGTGCAGAAGGAAGGCTGCGACGGGCTCATCACCTCGGCGGTGTTCGTCCTGCACACGAAGCCGAAGCACCTGCGCACGGTCTGCCTCGAATTCTTCGGCACGGTCAAGGATGCGGTGCCGGCGATCGTCGAGACCAAGCGGTTCCTCGACCAGGAGCCGGGTGTGTTCTGCGCCGGCATGGAGCACATGGACGAGCGCTACGTGCGCGCGGTGCGCTACACCACGAAGGCCCCGCGGCCCGACCGGCCGAAGATGGTCCTGCTGCTCGACGTGGCCGGCGACGACGAGGACGCCGTGGCGCGGGCCGCCTCCCAGGTGGTGAAGCTCGCCAACGCCCGCGCCGCCGAGGGGTTTGTCGCGGTGAGCGCCGAGGCGCGACACCGCTTCTGGCACGAGCGCTCGCGCGTCTCCGCCATCGCCGCGCACACCAACGCCTTCAAGATCAACGAGGACGTGGTCATCCCGCTGGAGCGCCTCGGCGATTACAGCGACGGCCTCGAGCGCATCAACATCCAGCAGTCCGCGCGCAACAAGCTGCGCATGGTGGACGCCGTCGACGCCTACCTGGCGGGCGACATGCCGGAGCTGCGCGAGACGCCCGACCTCGAGGCCAGCGCCGAGGCCGACGCGATCCTCGCGGCGAAGCGCGGCGCGGCCCGCGAGGCCCTGGCCCGGGTCCGCACGCGCTGGAGCACCTTCCTCGACCACCTGGACGTGCCCGCGGCGTCGCTCTCCGACCTGCTGGAGCCGGCGGTGCGCGAGCGCATGCGCGAGGGCGACCGGCTCTTCGACCTCCTGCAGCGCCGCGACCTGCGGGTCTCCTATCGCCAGGAGGTGGAGCGCCCCCTGAAGGAGGTATTCCAGGGGCGGGAGTTCGACGGCGTGCGCCGGCGCCTGGACGCGATCCACGCGGAGATCCGTTCGAGCCGCCTGTTCGTGGCGACCCACATGCACGCCGGCGACGGCAACGTGCACACGAACATCCCGGTGTTCTCGAACGACTACGAGATGCTGCGCGAGGCCGACCGGATCGTCGACCGGGTGATGGAGCTCGCCAGCTCCCTCGGGGGCGTGATCTCCGGCGAGCACGGGATCGGTCTCACCAAGATGGCCTACGCCGACCCCGAGGTGCTGGAGGCCTTCGCCCGCTACAAGGCCGAGGTCGACCCCGAGGGCCGCTTCAACCGGGGCAAGCTCGCTGTGGGCTCGGGGCTGGCGAACGCCTACACCCCCAGTCTGCGCCTGGTGCAGCAGGAGGCCCTGCTGCTCGAGGCGAGCGAGCTCGGCGAGCTGAACGACATGGTCCGCAACTGCCTGCGCTGCGGGAAGTGCAAGCCGGTCTGCACCACCCACGTGCCGCGGGCGAACCTGCTCTATTCGCCGCGCAACAAAGTCCTCGCCACCGGCCAGATCATCGAGGCCTTCCTCTACGAGGAGCAGACCCGGCGGGGGATCTCGCTGCACCACTTCGCCGCGATGAACGACGTGGCCGAGCACTGCACCATCTGCCACAAGTGCGAGAAGCCCTGTCCCGTCGACATCAATTTCGGCGAGGTCACCGTGCGCATGCGGGAGATCCTCAAGGCCCGCGGGCAGAAGCGGTTCAGCCCCGGGACCTGGGTCTCGATGAAGTTCCTGAACGCGAGCACCCCGGGCGCGGTGAAGGTGCTGCGCAAGGGGCTCATCGAGTGGGGCTACGCGACCCAGCGCCTCGCCACGACCCTGGCCTCGAAGCTCCAGTGGACCGGCAAGGGCGCGCTGCCGCCGGCGACCACCGGGGCCCCCGGCATCCGGGAGCAGGTCGTGCACCTCGTCAAGCGCCCCATGCCGGCGAGCGTCCCGAGCCAGCCCATGCGCTCGCTCCTCGGGGTGGAGGACGAGCGTTACGTCGCCATCCTGCGCGACCCGGCCCGGGCGAGCGAGGAGTCGGGGGGCGTCTTCTACTTCCCGGGCTGCGGCTCGGACCGGCTCTTCAGCCAGGTGGGCCTCGCCACGCTCGCGATGCTCTACGAGCTCGGGGTCGAGACCGTGCTCGCACCGGGCTACCTCTGCTGCGGCTACCCCCAGGCGGCGGGGGGCGACAAGGCGACCGCGACCCGCGTGTCGACCGGCAACCAGGTGCTCTTCCACCGCGTGGCCAACACGCTCAACTACCTGGACATCAAGACCGTCCTGGTCTCCTGCGGGACCTGCCTGGGGCAGCTGCAGACCTACCAGCTGCAGCAGATCTTCCCGGGCTCCCGGCTGCTCGACATCCACGAGTACCTGGCCGAGAAGGGCGTGGCGCTCGACGGGGTGAAAGGGGTGCGCTACCTCTACCACGACCCCTGCCACACCCCGATCACGACCCAGAACGCCGTCGCGCTGGCGAGCAAGCTGATGGGCCAGCCGGTGGTGCTCACGGACCGCTGCTGCGGCGAGGCCGGCAGCTTCGCGATCTCCCGTCCCGACATCGCCACCCAGGTGCGTTTCCGCAAGCAGGAGGAGATCGAGAAGGGCATCGCCCGCCTCGACCAGCAGGGCCAGACCGGCCGGCTCAAGGTCCTCACGACCTGTCCGGGCTGCCTGCAGGGGCTGTCGCGCTACCGGGACGAGGTGGACCTCGAGCCCGACTACATCGTCACCGAGCTCGCCCGCTACCGCCTGGGCGAGGACTGGCAAGAGCGGTTCCTCGAGCGCGTGAAGAGCGGCGGGATCGAGCGGGTGCTGCTCTAG
- a CDS encoding aminoacyl-tRNA deacylase, which yields MAIAATVEEYLRVKGVEYDLVTHPHTHASWETAHLARVRGNYLAKAVVLADEQGYLMALVPATHHIQLAWLDESLGRHLGLVTEEDLSSLFPDCEVGAVPPFGPAYGVRTVVDEALFELPELFLEAGDHQSLVQMSGRQFRALMYGHKVPRFSVHL from the coding sequence ATGGCAATCGCAGCAACGGTCGAAGAGTACCTGCGGGTCAAGGGGGTGGAGTACGACCTGGTCACCCACCCGCACACGCACGCGAGCTGGGAGACCGCCCACCTGGCTCGGGTGCGGGGCAACTACCTCGCCAAGGCCGTGGTGCTCGCCGACGAGCAGGGCTACCTGATGGCGCTCGTTCCCGCCACCCACCACATCCAGCTGGCCTGGCTCGACGAGAGCCTCGGCCGGCACCTGGGTCTGGTGACCGAAGAGGACCTCTCGAGCCTCTTCCCGGACTGCGAGGTGGGCGCCGTGCCGCCCTTCGGGCCCGCCTACGGGGTGCGCACCGTCGTCGACGAGGCGCTCTTCGAGCTGCCGGAGCTCTTCCTCGAGGCGGGCGACCACCAGAGCCTGGTGCAGATGTCCGGCCGCCAGTTCCGCGCTCTCATGTACGGCCACAAGGTCCCACGCTTCAGCGTGCACCTGTAG
- a CDS encoding thioredoxin fold domain-containing protein, with protein sequence MSAHLWTRLIPAVLAISLAPGPLAAAGPAGVDPFDTPSFQDGPGSREMAYPDWFKHSFLDLREDVQEAAAEGRRLVVYFGQRDCAYCQALLEVNFAKGDIVAYTRRHFDVVPIDIWSDVEVVDTRGERLSSKTFAEREKAQFTPTLIFYDERGEEVFRLRGYYPPYDFGAALQYVADGHYGRIGFRDYLARAEPNLRFEPEDLVDDPLFARPPYLLDRSRFPAERPLAVFFEQPQCHACDILHSEQLRDPRIRQVLEQFEVVQLDMRSGTPIVTPDGRRVTASQWAQDLGLFYPPTVLFFDESGREIIRVDSVVRFHRLASVLDFVLSKDYLSQPYFQRWREDRAGRTPPPGLPAPPAIPPSPVSPPSPESPTPPSLPVASP encoded by the coding sequence ATGTCTGCCCACCTCTGGACCCGCCTGATCCCCGCCGTCCTGGCGATCTCCCTGGCCCCTGGTCCCCTCGCTGCCGCGGGGCCGGCGGGAGTCGACCCGTTTGACACCCCGTCCTTCCAGGACGGCCCGGGGTCCCGCGAGATGGCGTACCCGGACTGGTTCAAACACAGCTTTCTCGACCTGCGGGAGGACGTGCAGGAGGCGGCCGCCGAGGGCCGCAGGCTGGTCGTCTACTTCGGGCAGCGCGACTGCGCCTATTGCCAGGCCCTCCTGGAGGTCAACTTCGCCAAGGGGGACATCGTCGCCTACACGCGCCGGCACTTCGACGTCGTGCCCATCGACATCTGGAGCGACGTGGAAGTCGTGGACACCCGGGGCGAGCGGTTGTCCAGCAAGACGTTCGCCGAGCGGGAGAAGGCCCAGTTCACGCCGACCCTGATCTTCTACGACGAGCGGGGCGAGGAGGTGTTCCGCCTGCGGGGCTATTACCCGCCCTACGACTTCGGGGCCGCGCTGCAATACGTCGCGGACGGGCACTACGGACGCATCGGTTTTCGCGACTACCTGGCCCGCGCCGAGCCCAACCTGCGGTTCGAGCCCGAAGACCTGGTGGACGACCCCCTGTTCGCACGGCCTCCCTATCTGCTCGACCGGTCCCGCTTCCCGGCGGAGCGTCCCCTCGCGGTGTTCTTCGAGCAGCCCCAGTGCCACGCCTGCGACATCCTGCACTCCGAGCAGCTCCGGGACCCCAGGATCCGCCAGGTGCTCGAGCAGTTCGAGGTGGTCCAGCTCGACATGCGGTCCGGGACGCCCATCGTGACCCCGGACGGTCGGAGGGTGACTGCCAGTCAGTGGGCACAGGATCTGGGCCTGTTCTACCCCCCGACCGTGCTGTTCTTCGACGAGAGCGGCCGGGAGATCATCCGGGTCGACTCGGTGGTCCGCTTCCACCGCCTGGCCTCCGTCCTCGACTTCGTCCTGAGCAAGGACTACCTGTCTCAGCCGTACTTCCAACGCTGGCGCGAGGACCGTGCCGGGCGCACGCCCCCCCCGGGGCTGCCGGCGCCGCCAGCGATTCCGCCCTCGCCTGTGTCCCCGCCTTCCCCCGAGTCCCCGACGCCCCCCTCGCTGCCGGTGGCTTCTCCGTAG